One segment of Leeia aquatica DNA contains the following:
- a CDS encoding cytochrome c oxidase subunit 3, with amino-acid sequence MASTQPQPHYFVPQPSKWPLVGSTAMFFLGLGAAFTMNHMEMGHYALGIGFAILLYMLFGWFGQVVGESESGLYSKKVDMSFRWSMSWFIFSEVMFFAAFFGALYYIRVISVPELGNMTHKLLWPDFTAMWPAQVAPVAPEHFTPVAAWGLPAINTLILLTSGITVTIAHWGLIKNNRAQLIWGLAATVGLGALFLYFQVEEYGHAIAHGNLTLASGVYGSTFYMLTGFHGAHVTLGTIMLLVMLVRSIKGHFKPDSHFAFEAAAWYWHFVDVVWLGLFVFVYWL; translated from the coding sequence ATGGCCAGTACGCAGCCTCAGCCGCATTACTTTGTACCTCAGCCATCGAAGTGGCCCCTGGTGGGCTCAACCGCCATGTTCTTCCTGGGGCTGGGCGCTGCCTTCACCATGAATCACATGGAGATGGGGCACTATGCACTGGGCATCGGCTTTGCCATCCTGCTGTACATGCTGTTTGGCTGGTTTGGCCAAGTTGTCGGTGAAAGTGAGAGCGGCCTGTACAGCAAGAAGGTGGACATGTCCTTCCGCTGGAGCATGAGCTGGTTCATTTTCTCCGAAGTGATGTTCTTTGCCGCCTTTTTCGGTGCGCTGTACTACATCCGGGTGATTTCGGTACCCGAGCTGGGCAATATGACCCACAAGCTGCTGTGGCCGGACTTCACGGCCATGTGGCCCGCACAGGTCGCGCCGGTGGCACCGGAGCACTTCACCCCGGTGGCTGCCTGGGGCCTGCCTGCCATCAATACCCTGATCCTGCTGACGTCCGGCATCACGGTGACCATTGCCCACTGGGGGCTGATCAAGAATAACCGCGCCCAGCTGATCTGGGGCCTGGCGGCGACGGTGGGCCTGGGTGCACTCTTCCTCTACTTCCAGGTGGAGGAATATGGTCATGCCATTGCCCATGGCAACCTGACACTGGCCTCGGGTGTGTATGGCTCTACTTTCTACATGCTGACCGGCTTCCACGGCGCACACGTGACGCTGGGTACCATCATGTTGCTGGTAATGCTGGTGCGCTCGATCAAGGGCCACTTCAAGCCGGATAGCCACTTTGCCTTTGAAGCCGCAGCCTGGTACTGGCACTTTGTGGATGTGGTGTGGCTGGGCCTGTTTGTCTTTGTCTACTGGCTGTAA
- a CDS encoding cytochrome oxidase small assembly protein — MSSSPEVQQKNRRLLWILLSIVLTVFVGVMIKQWLFGHI, encoded by the coding sequence ATGAGTAGCTCACCGGAAGTGCAGCAGAAAAACCGCCGCCTGCTGTGGATTTTGCTGTCGATTGTGTTGACCGTGTTTGTCGGCGTCATGATCAAGCAGTGGTTGTTTGGCCACATTTGA
- a CDS encoding twin transmembrane helix small protein, whose translation MRVVVIVMLLAIVASMGSAVYYLLSRKSQSSERLVRALTFRIGLSVCLFLLLMAGLYFHILPNQHL comes from the coding sequence ATGCGGGTTGTGGTCATCGTCATGCTGCTGGCCATCGTCGCCAGCATGGGTTCTGCGGTTTACTATTTGCTGAGCCGGAAAAGCCAGTCTTCCGAGCGACTGGTGCGGGCGCTGACTTTCCGCATTGGCTTGTCCGTCTGCCTGTTTCTGTTACTGATGGCGGGCTTGTATTTCCACATCCTGCCAAACCAGCATTTGTAA
- a CDS encoding SCO family protein, protein MLALLSAVPIMAATVAYFFFKPTTVRSYGTLMQPVAPARLEGLQTVEGKALTAERFAGKWWLLTVGAAECTAPCLQQVHALRQIRLAQGKDMGRVERVWLATGTAPLASLPAMDREGLLVARGGEALLKQLQPFGAPEHAIFIMDPHGNLVFRYAPDAVPHSVIQEFAKLLKNNQGLG, encoded by the coding sequence TTGCTGGCTCTGCTAAGTGCCGTGCCCATCATGGCGGCGACCGTGGCTTATTTCTTCTTCAAGCCCACTACGGTACGCAGTTACGGTACCTTGATGCAGCCGGTTGCACCCGCCCGGCTGGAAGGTTTGCAGACGGTGGAGGGCAAAGCTCTCACCGCAGAGCGCTTTGCCGGTAAATGGTGGCTGCTGACCGTGGGCGCGGCAGAGTGCACCGCACCATGCCTGCAGCAGGTGCATGCCTTGCGGCAGATCCGCCTGGCTCAAGGCAAGGATATGGGGCGGGTAGAGCGGGTGTGGCTGGCGACGGGTACTGCGCCGCTGGCATCGCTGCCGGCGATGGATCGCGAAGGCCTGCTGGTTGCCCGTGGCGGTGAGGCCTTGCTCAAGCAATTGCAGCCGTTTGGTGCACCGGAGCACGCCATCTTCATTATGGATCCGCATGGCAATCTGGTGTTTCGCTATGCCCCCGATGCGGTGCCGCACTCCGTTATCCAGGAGTTTGCCAAGCTGTTGAAAAACAATCAGGGGCTGGGCTGA
- a CDS encoding cytochrome c oxidase assembly protein: MLYLPVLNRKLLFKLTIVALLMFAVSYGMVPFYKHLCEALGLNSLLQAESPTNTQVDATRQVVVELDSNERGSSPWQFRPKMSKVSIHPGQVQQVEYEVVNRTNRTVVIQAVPSYAPMQAGSHFKKLECFCFRQQKFAPGERRVMPVVFLVDSALPKEIGTVTLSYTFFEVEGNQS; encoded by the coding sequence GTGTTGTACCTGCCGGTGTTGAACCGCAAGCTGTTGTTCAAGCTGACTATTGTGGCCTTGCTGATGTTCGCGGTCAGTTACGGCATGGTGCCGTTTTACAAGCACCTGTGCGAGGCGCTGGGCCTGAACAGCTTGCTGCAAGCAGAAAGCCCGACCAACACGCAGGTGGATGCGACACGGCAAGTGGTAGTGGAGCTGGACAGCAATGAACGCGGCAGCAGCCCGTGGCAGTTTCGGCCCAAGATGAGCAAAGTGAGTATCCACCCGGGACAGGTGCAGCAGGTGGAGTATGAGGTGGTCAACCGGACCAACCGGACGGTCGTGATCCAGGCGGTGCCGAGCTACGCGCCGATGCAGGCGGGTAGCCACTTCAAGAAGCTGGAGTGTTTTTGCTTTCGCCAGCAGAAGTTTGCACCGGGTGAACGACGGGTGATGCCGGTGGTGTTTCTGGTGGATAGTGCGCTGCCCAAGGAAATCGGTACCGTCACCTTGTCGTACACGTTTTTTGAAGTTGAAGGGAATCAGTCGTGA
- a CDS encoding SURF1 family protein: MMSTRRFQPRWWAWLMLLVGVLLALRLGWWQWSKAEHKAAQRAQLTLMQQSPALDAAAMLKQPPQPWQPVQLQGSWQPQGAVWLDNRVQNGVAGYELWMPLKLSGESRWLLVNRGWVSRAGKAQIALAALARTDSVRGEVVWPGPLPMELSQDVQQGKLWQNLNPQRYQQHYQQAVLPWLVRQTGAVEAGLAHDWPEVDDGRLRNVSYAGQWLLIAVLMVVLFVVVNLKSRRRD, from the coding sequence ATGATGAGCACGCGCCGTTTTCAACCCCGCTGGTGGGCTTGGCTGATGTTGCTGGTGGGAGTGCTGCTGGCGCTGCGGCTGGGCTGGTGGCAGTGGAGCAAGGCTGAGCATAAGGCGGCTCAGCGGGCGCAGCTCACGCTCATGCAGCAGTCCCCGGCGCTGGACGCGGCAGCGATGCTGAAACAGCCGCCACAGCCCTGGCAACCGGTGCAATTGCAAGGTAGCTGGCAGCCGCAAGGCGCAGTCTGGCTGGATAATCGGGTGCAAAACGGTGTGGCGGGCTACGAGCTGTGGATGCCGCTGAAGCTGAGTGGTGAATCGCGCTGGCTGCTGGTCAACCGCGGCTGGGTGTCACGCGCGGGCAAGGCGCAGATTGCTCTTGCTGCGCTGGCGCGGACGGACAGTGTGCGTGGTGAGGTGGTCTGGCCGGGGCCTTTGCCCATGGAATTGAGCCAGGATGTGCAGCAGGGTAAGCTGTGGCAAAACCTGAATCCGCAGCGCTACCAACAGCATTATCAGCAAGCGGTGTTGCCGTGGCTGGTGCGGCAAACCGGGGCGGTGGAAGCCGGGTTGGCCCACGACTGGCCTGAGGTGGACGATGGACGCCTGCGCAATGTCAGTTATGCCGGGCAGTGGTTGTTGATTGCGGTGCTGATGGTGGTACTGTTCGTGGTGGTCAATCTGAAAAGCAGGAGGCGTGATTGA
- the ctaD gene encoding cytochrome c oxidase subunit I, which produces MSHAQDAALGHDAGHGHDDHHDHKPAFFQRWFMATNHKDIGALYLWFSFFMLFFGGLLALGIRAELWQPGLQFWKPEFFNQLTTVHALVMVFGAIMPAFVGLANIMIPLQIGAQDMAFARMNNWSFWLMPPAALLLVISFFMPGGAAAGGWTLYPPLATQFGIGMDLTIFAVHILGMSSIMGSINIIVTILNMRAPGMTMMKLPMFCWTWLITAYLLIAVMPVLAGAVTMLLTDRHFGTSFFNAAGGGDPVLFQHVFWFFGHPEVYIMILPAFGVVSEIIPAFSRKKLFGYGSMVYATASIAILSFMVWAHHMFTVGMPVTAQLFFMFATMLISVPTGVKVFNWVATMWRGSLSFETPMLFAIGFVSQFTFGGFSGLVLAMAAVDINLHDTYYVVAHFHYVLVSGALFSIIAGVYYWLPKWTGRMYDEKLGKTHFWLSTIFFNITFFPMHFLGLAGMPRRIPDYALQFSSFNEIASIGAFGFGLTQLLFLWIVVKVTFLKKGEPAAAKPWDGAEGLEWTLPSPAPYHSWDVPPTVK; this is translated from the coding sequence CGCGCTCGGTCACGATGCTGGGCACGGCCACGACGATCATCACGATCACAAACCGGCGTTCTTCCAGCGCTGGTTCATGGCCACCAACCACAAGGATATTGGTGCGCTGTATCTGTGGTTCTCATTCTTCATGCTGTTTTTCGGCGGCCTTTTGGCGCTGGGCATTCGTGCTGAGCTGTGGCAGCCGGGCCTGCAATTCTGGAAGCCGGAGTTCTTCAACCAGCTGACCACGGTACATGCACTGGTGATGGTGTTTGGTGCCATCATGCCGGCCTTTGTGGGCCTGGCTAACATCATGATCCCGCTGCAGATTGGCGCGCAGGACATGGCGTTTGCCCGCATGAACAACTGGAGCTTCTGGCTGATGCCGCCAGCCGCCTTGCTGCTGGTGATCTCCTTCTTTATGCCGGGTGGTGCCGCCGCCGGGGGCTGGACCCTGTACCCGCCGCTGGCGACCCAGTTCGGCATCGGCATGGACCTGACCATCTTCGCCGTGCACATTCTGGGCATGAGCTCGATCATGGGCTCGATCAATATCATCGTCACCATCCTCAACATGCGCGCGCCGGGCATGACGATGATGAAGCTGCCGATGTTCTGCTGGACCTGGCTGATTACCGCCTACCTGCTGATCGCCGTGATGCCGGTGCTGGCCGGTGCGGTGACCATGCTGCTGACGGACCGTCACTTTGGCACCAGCTTCTTCAATGCGGCAGGTGGCGGTGATCCGGTACTGTTCCAGCATGTGTTCTGGTTCTTCGGACACCCTGAGGTGTACATCATGATCTTGCCCGCCTTCGGCGTGGTGTCCGAGATCATTCCCGCTTTCAGCCGCAAGAAGCTGTTTGGCTATGGCTCGATGGTGTATGCCACCGCCTCCATCGCCATCCTGTCCTTCATGGTATGGGCGCACCACATGTTCACGGTGGGCATGCCGGTGACCGCGCAGCTGTTCTTCATGTTCGCCACCATGCTGATTTCCGTGCCGACCGGGGTGAAGGTGTTCAACTGGGTGGCCACCATGTGGCGCGGCTCACTGAGCTTTGAAACCCCGATGCTGTTTGCCATTGGCTTTGTCTCCCAGTTCACCTTCGGCGGCTTCTCCGGATTGGTGCTGGCGATGGCAGCGGTGGACATCAACCTGCACGATACCTACTACGTGGTGGCGCACTTCCACTATGTGCTGGTGTCGGGTGCCTTGTTCTCCATCATTGCCGGGGTGTACTACTGGTTGCCGAAGTGGACGGGCCGCATGTACGACGAGAAGCTGGGCAAGACCCACTTCTGGCTGTCGACCATCTTCTTCAACATCACCTTCTTCCCGATGCACTTCCTGGGGCTCGCGGGTATGCCGCGCCGGATTCCGGACTATGCGCTGCAGTTCTCCAGCTTTAATGAGATCGCCTCGATTGGTGCGTTCGGATTTGGCCTGACCCAGCTGCTGTTCCTGTGGATTGTGGTCAAGGTGACCTTCCTGAAGAAGGGTGAGCCTGCAGCAGCCAAGCCTTGGGATGGTGCGGAAGGTCTGGAGTGGACGCTGCCGAGCCCGGCACCGTATCACAGCTGGGATGTGCCGCCGACCGTCAAGTAA
- a CDS encoding DUF2970 domain-containing protein: MSEPQPRSKRSPIVAVLWSFLGVRSNQDYQQDAHRLTAKQLIITGIVGGVLFVLTVLGAVKYLIATSGH; this comes from the coding sequence GTGAGTGAGCCCCAGCCCCGCAGCAAACGATCGCCAATTGTGGCGGTATTGTGGAGCTTTCTTGGGGTTCGCAGTAACCAGGATTACCAGCAGGATGCACATCGCCTGACGGCGAAGCAGCTGATCATTACCGGGATCGTCGGTGGCGTGCTGTTTGTGCTGACTGTACTGGGCGCAGTCAAATACCTGATCGCTACCAGCGGTCACTAA